The genome window CCACAGCTACATTTTCTCCATGGATCTAAAAAGATAGCTGATCATCTTGACATGGATGAACTGTAACTGCACCCAGCTAATAACTGGGAATAACAACGGTTCAGGCTGACTTGAAAGAAGTGATGTTCATAGTAGACAGCTGTCACAACCAGAAAAACTAAAGCTTTTGCAGAATctcaacaataaataaatgaattattcaaTAAAATCCAGTTTGAGCAAACATTATTTTGGATTGGGACAGGTAATATCTCAGTGTCTGAACGTGCACTCTGGAAATGTCTTCCACTGTCATGGATtcaaaatatactgtaattatattttttctCCCATTTGAAGTTCAGCCGGATTGAAGTACAACAAAGGCTCAGTTAGCAAACCTGGCTCATGTTAAAGATAATAAAACCCCTTTTTTTTCAGAAAGATACAGACTCCCTTCAAGATTTATTACTCTGAAAAAATAACgttttaaaatgacacaaagcaCAAGTAAATAGAGAGCAAGTCCAAGTCCTTATTGGggttttgtttcagctgtgaacCAGTCCAGAACATTCTGCTTGTTCTCTGCGATCCATTTCATGTTGGCGATGGTTCTCTCAATGGACTGATCCAGTGCCAGAGTCCCCGAGCCGAAACCAACATCAGCGTTGTCCACCTTGAACTTGTTCAgctgtcaaaaaaacaaaacaaaacataaaatgagCATGTTGCTTGTGAATGTGAGGCTGGATGTGAACTTGaaactgactttgactttgtatttaattaaaaagaaaaaaaacatccactaaTCTTTTAGAGCTTGCTTCAGTTCAAATTTAAACTGGTTCTAAAGTTTTGGTCTCAAGACTTGAAACTGGTGCCGTGGGACTGAATAATGATTTAGGACTTGATAAGGATTCGGGCACCCCTGCTGTTATCTCAACTAAAGGTATAACAAAATGAAGCACCAGCAAACCATAAACTTCAATGACACTCAGACTTTGTGGGCAAAAAAGTCTAGAATATCTGACCTGTTGAAGCTCGTAATCAGTGGAAAAACGCTCAGTGACTCCATTGATGAGGTTGGAGAAGGAGAATGATCCACCGCCATACCTGTGCGTGAAAACAAAGCCAAGACACAATGGATCATCAGTGCCATTTGTATGCAAATTAGCTTTACAAACTTCTGAGACAAACTAAATTATAACACACATCTCTGAGATGTACACCatgtattgtgtgtatttttaactACTTAATTGACACATTTAGTTTAAAGGTCTCGAAATAAAGCAACTATATCtatgttttcactgcagttaaaAATGAAGGTTACTACAGTTACGAGTTATATTTTTGTGATAGAAGAAATGATAGAAGAAAAGGCTATGTTTGAATAACATGAACTACCACTAAACATCACATTACTTGTTTAATTCAGCTGTGTATCTGTACTGAGCACATGTGTTGTGCTCTGTCCAGGGGAGGCCTGCAGGTTTCATAGACCAAAGGTCATCTGAGGCGGAGTTTGAATTACACTGAGCACGCTTGGTCAATAAAAGTCGTCGCTCATCATAAACTTGACTGTAAAACAGCTAACTCTGCTATTATGTAATTATGTGACAATGGACCTTTTGTTATGTGACTTTGCTTCAGTTCAGCATGTGAAAATCTTCGATCACAGAGATGTGTTACCTAACACACCATATATCAGCATTTCTCAGTACCATACAGCCCATTTCAGCACCTTCGAACTGAGCCATACCCTGCAAATCTGGTGCCTTTTCTCGTGTATGAATGCAGTCATGTTAGTGACTAAACAGTACTGCGTTGCACTCACTGATTGAAAATGTATGGCCATCGAGCCCTGACAAAGTCCCAAGCCAGAGACTGCCCAACCACATTGCTGGCGATGGAAATAATGGTGGAAGTGGCATCCTGCTTTCGGATCTTTTCTGGATCCAGAGTGTACTCCAGGTACCTGAGGAGGCACAAGCAGAACAGCGCGCAGAGTATGTATGAGTGTACTAGTCAGTAATTGTCAGTTGTGCACTGTAGTATGCCATCTAACAGTGTTCAGGCAGACCTGTTGAGCAGCCAGGGTTCCTTCGTGCAGGCCAGGGCATTTCGGAGTTTCTCAGCTTCAGAAGCAATGGTGGTATTTATGAACTTTTCCCAAGTAAACTCCCACTCTGTAGCGCCGCCTGCTGCGATGGCGTTACAATACACAACGGAACGCAGGTTGGGGTGGATCCTGAAGAAAAGTCACATCTTTTAAGTTCAGCATATTATggtgatggacagatggatgcaTTTAAAGTACAGTCTAGCGGATAAGAATTAAGATACACATGATGAGAATGTATGCACTCACGGCGTATCATTTTCCATCCAGTCATTGAACTGTTTACTGATCACAGTCTGGCATTCCTCGAGGCCTGTCCTGCAAGCCAGGCTGAGAGCATTCACCTGATTATACCTGGACAACAGAGCaacagggaggagaaggagtgtTAGCAGAAGcccagaaagaaaacacagatgaaaccTCGTGTTTCTCTTTACTCACTGGTCCATGTGTCCTTCAGGTACTTTGCTCCAATTCCCAGTCTCAGTTGTGTAGTAATTAAACAGAGGAGTGACCTGCTTCTTCAAATACTCCtaaaaacaggggaaacagaaaatgtgacaacaTGAAGACTAGATTAATAAAAGTAATTTGTGTTGCAGATATGTTTGGCGGAAAGAGACTATACCTGCATGGGACCATAAACCTCGCTGCGGTCAAACATGAGATAGAAGAAATCCAGGTTGTCCAGGGCCGATTCCCAAGGCATGTATTCTCTGTCATTGATCAGGTACTTCGTGGTCTCGAGGGCCAGCACTGTAGGGATGATCTTTGCCCTTTGGGGTTACAagattgtgaaaatgaatgcgATAGATTTCTACATCTTGATTATCATACTACTCTTTCTAAATTTCCTGTATATAATGACTCAAAATACCTGGCAGCATCGTTGTCATTCTAGCAGTAAGGTGTAATAGTAATATATGACTTATTTTAGGTCATTTTATTCCCATAGACCCTGTTGattaatgcaacaaataaaatgttgctcTGTCTTTGATAAAGTATACTGGTTATTTTTCATCACCTCAGTAATCCAGATGATCGTTCTCCTCATTGCTATCATTATCTATGTATGATGCTGTGTGAGCTGGACGTACCTGGCCAGGTTGAAGGCATCGTCAACCAACTGAGCTCTGTTGATAACCGGAATAGCCTTGAAAAGCAAGAGCAGTATCCTGGTTACCACTGCTAAAACTACTCAGATCAAGACGCACATTCATAACATCTGTGTTATATATGGTGACAAAATATCATAATGTGACTGTGTCTTACCTCATGATCGGTGTTCAGAATATTTAGGAGTCTTTCCCAGTTGCCCTGGTCATAGTTGACTCTGTAGTAACCCACCACATCAAGGTTGGCCAGCACCCAGTCGACTTCGCCTGACACCTTCAGCGTATCATGTGAGTCTACAGAAGATAGGGAGGCCGGCGTTATCTTTtaacagtgtcagtgtttgctgataaacacacacacacacgtgtgagACAAGAAATGATGTAAAATGAGAAAGTTACAAAgtggaataaaagaaaaaatgtcttATCCCCACTCACTAAACTGTCAGTCTGAAGTAATTTCATTTATCAGCATAAAACCACCATGTTATTGTTATCTCATTACGTACCTGATTTATTCATCAGCCATAGTGGTTCCTGAGTTACATTAGTCTTCATCCACTTGATTGGAACAACCCATTGATAGCTGTAGGATAAACAACTGTATTATTAAACCAACACGTAGTTTGTTGTTCATCTCTTTTGCCTTTTACTAATTGGACCATGGAGGGTGTAGCAGTTGTATCATGATGTCACGAAAATGAAAAAGGATTGGGCTATAAATTAATGAGCAGGGGAAAAAGGAAAGTTTCAGCAGCGTCGTGTTTAGTCATTACAGAATTTATGGTCgttgtgttattgttgtgttaGTGATACAAATGTAGTAGTATAAGCAGGAATTGCACCGACATTAGTACAGATCATGCACACCTAAGTTGGTAAAAGTCTGTCCACTTGGTTTTGAGGTAGACATTTTAGGTTTGTTTGCTCAAAATGCTTCTGTAGGCCTATTCCCAAACAAGGCCTGAAGATATGCACCAGGATTTATGATGACTGGACAAATTATTGAGTTATGGCCATTTCCCTGCTAAGCCCCGCCCCTTGCAAAGTCTTTTGGGCAATAGCGGCCATGTTTTTCAACAGATGTATTTCATTTAGAATAGAAATATTCATCTCAGTCCCACAATGCTGTATGCCCATTTAGTTCTACTCATATTACTGTTTTTCAGAAAATTCAATCATGTTGGACTTTTATAGTCCAGAGTTGTTTTGCAGACTACACTGAGCTGGACTCGTGTGTCCAATTTCAAGATGGATTTACAGATTTACAGTGTGAGGACTGGGGCCTTTCCAAAATAGTGTTTTTATCGAATTGCTGGGCCTTaattacagcgccaccatctggaCAATTGGGCTCATATTTCTCAGGTAGCAATTGTTCAGCATTTCCAGTTATTAGGCCAAGTTTCATGTTTCTAGCCCATTCCAGTTCAATGCAATTTGAGTCGTGGCATAGGactacaataataaaaacaaataagaagAAACTGGCACAAACAGTGGCATTCAGCTCCTTCATAGCTTGAACCCTAATCCCCCCTGGAACATTCAGTTGGACTGTTCCAGGGGGAGGGAGGATGAAAGAAAGGCAGTGTACATACTCGAAGGGGGATTGAGTGGTGACGTTAGAGTCTGGATCGAGGAGAAAGTGCTCCTGGGATATGACTCCAGTGGTGGTATCTATGGTAACCACAGGAAAGCCCATCTGCAGCACCCAGGTGTTCATGATGTTATGGACGGTGTCAGGAAGTTTAGTGCCATTACTGGTAACAGCCTGTGGAAGCAGacaagtgataaaaaaaaacatgtaacagTAGGTTGGCATGCGCTGGAGgtcattttgtttaaaacattagctaaatgttCAGATCTTAAGAGTCAATAGAAAAGAACATGCCATTTGCAGATGGTCCCATAGGTCTGTGTAGACTGTGTTTCCATTTGCAAATGCTTCCAGGTAGGTCTGCAGggtgaacagagaaaacaaaaggtgaaTGAATTCTTTTGCGTTGGAGGTGTTCCTGCTGAATGATGTAGTGAACTGGGACTTCTCTGAAGAGTAAATGTCTGCAAGCTGGTTCAGGCAGTAGTCCCCGAACTGACAGTGCATTGCTCAAGATTCTTTTCAGCTTTACAGCAGTATGAGATATTTTTCAGGTGAATACTGTCTCTATAAAGTCCTTACCTGGAGTCCCAGTTTGAAGACGTCTTCAGTTAGGAAATCCGACAGCATCCTCAGAACAGACGCCCCCTGAGGATGTGGAAAAAAGGTTTACATGCTGGAATGTTGGATtgatcagagacagaaaagctgctgtgaagaCCTGAGTGTACGCGGTTACCTTGCTGTATGAGATGGCATCAAACAGCTCATTGATCTGCGCCGGTGTCTGGATGTCCTCTTCTTTAGACGACAGAGGGTGAGAAGAGGCCAGGGCATCGACGGCAAACACTCTGTGGACGTCACCAAGCACGATAAGGTCTTTCTATTATGGGACAAATAAGACAGTTTGGTGGAAACTCCTCATGTCACCATTGTCCATCATTATACTGATTATGGAGGGCATGTGGGCCAGGTGGGAGGGAAAGCCTTACCACATGCCAGTCGGGCTCAGCATAGTGTGCTCCCAGATACTCAACATAGGATGCAAAACCTTCATTTAGCCACAAGTCATTCCACCACCTCAGGGTCACCAGATTACCAAACCACTACAGGGACAGAAGAAAAGGTGTGACTGCAATGCcaagaaaaactaaaaatacataTGACTTGAGACTCTGAAGGATATGACACTTGTCTTAAAACACCTGCAGGATATTTTAATTTGCTCTTTCATCTGTTAACACTGACCACCATACAATAGACACTGTGAAGTGTTAAAGCCTCACCATGTGAGCCAGTTCATGAGCAATAATGGTCGCAATCCTCTCCTTGTTGGAGTTGGAGGAGAACGATTCATCGTAGAGCAgtgctgtctctctgtatgtgaTCAGACCCCAGTTCTCCATGGCTCCAGCATTAAAGTCAGGTAGAGCTATCTGATCTGCAGCGGGAAAGAGATTACGTGTCGTTGATTGCTGTTGGAGTTACTTAATGGATGCTTCTATATTGACCAAACTTCAGTTCTAACCGCACCAGTGTTAAAACTTAACAGAGAGAATGACCTACGATGAGTAGATGAAGACTAGAAAAAGACTGCTGTCATCAAAGAATGGATAACTGTTTCTTACGTTTGATCTGTAAACAATTATTATGTGATCATGCCGGTTCCCAAAGCCCTGTCCTAAAACTAAAGGTTGAGAGATACAAGCATCCATGTGATCAGCAGATAGCTCTTGCACAATACCCAAATGTTAAGGACAGAATGAAGGATGAGCGTTTTATATGGTGTCCAAAATTGCTGACACAGCTGTTCTATATGAAGTTGCCAGGTTTTCAGTCCACGATGGAGGACAACACACATGATGGCAATAAACATGACTGCAAGAACTGCTGACCACCGAGAGGAGTGGAACACTTAAATCAGAGGTTTACATGTCATATTAATGTATACCTGGAGAGGTGTCTACATAATACAtgtggagaagaaaaggaaagtaTTCAGGCAACAaataatttaatacatttagcaaagacacataaaaaaaggTGACTATGGTCACTATGGTGGACTTACCAGACTTGGGCAGGGGGTAGTCGGATTTGTAATAGTCAGCAAAGAATTCCAGAATGGGTCCGGTTATATTAAGGGCATAATCTCCTTGCCCAGCAGCGATTGCAGGCTTCCGGGCAAAGATTCGGATCTAAACCcacattacacaaacacagtaaaacacattacACGGTCTTATTATGCACACTTTAGCTGATTGCTTGAATGTCATCGTAGAAGCAGAGTAGGGATTTCTGACACGAGAAGGTAAAAAGTTTGAAGAAGTCAGAACTCCAAAAACACTCGTAGCATAAAGAacaatttaagatttttttaatagatttttaaaaaatctataaaatTGTTTTGATGGGATATATTCTATTTGTAGCATCTGTTGCTTCAGCCCACTCGTCTTGGATATTCAATTCAGACATTGTTTTCTGCAACAGTGTCTTCTTCAATATGACCACTGGATGGCGACATAGtcacaaacatttaaatccTTA of Chelmon rostratus isolate fCheRos1 chromosome 6, fCheRos1.pri, whole genome shotgun sequence contains these proteins:
- the anpepb gene encoding alanyl (membrane) aminopeptidase b, with amino-acid sequence MGKGFYISKALAVVGVVLAAGALATIIALSVVYSQEKAKNDNQVLPTVEKPTAKPPVTTAGPNTTAGPGTTAGPGTTAGPGTTAGPGTTPAPSSELWDKYRLPGNLVPDHYDVTLWPRLTPDETGLYIFTGESSVEFVCVEETDVILIHSKKLKYDEPAVLTSLSGEAVPSITYSFPQPVTEYLVLQLDGNLIKNKRYRLSTVFTGELADDLGGFYRSEYMEDGIKKVVATTQMQPTDARKAFPCFDEPAMKAIFSITLIHDNGTVALSNGKEKEPEFVTINNQTLQKTVFEPTQKMSTYLLAFIVSDYDFINNTVNDVLIRIFARKPAIAAGQGDYALNITGPILEFFADYYKSDYPLPKSDQIALPDFNAGAMENWGLITYRETALLYDESFSSNSNKERIATIIAHELAHMWFGNLVTLRWWNDLWLNEGFASYVEYLGAHYAEPDWHVKDLIVLGDVHRVFAVDALASSHPLSSKEEDIQTPAQINELFDAISYSKGASVLRMLSDFLTEDVFKLGLQTYLEAFANGNTVYTDLWDHLQMAVTSNGTKLPDTVHNIMNTWVLQMGFPVVTIDTTTGVISQEHFLLDPDSNVTTQSPFDYQWVVPIKWMKTNVTQEPLWLMNKSDSHDTLKVSGEVDWVLANLDVVGYYRVNYDQGNWERLLNILNTDHEAIPVINRAQLVDDAFNLARAKIIPTVLALETTKYLINDREYMPWESALDNLDFFYLMFDRSEVYGPMQEYLKKQVTPLFNYYTTETGNWSKVPEGHMDQYNQVNALSLACRTGLEECQTVISKQFNDWMENDTPIHPNLRSVVYCNAIAAGGATEWEFTWEKFINTTIASEAEKLRNALACTKEPWLLNRYLEYTLDPEKIRKQDATSTIISIASNVVGQSLAWDFVRARWPYIFNQYGGGSFSFSNLINGVTERFSTDYELQQLNKFKVDNADVGFGSGTLALDQSIERTIANMKWIAENKQNVLDWFTAETKPQ